In Hyla sarda isolate aHylSar1 chromosome 12, aHylSar1.hap1, whole genome shotgun sequence, a genomic segment contains:
- the PLEKHM1 gene encoding pleckstrin homology domain-containing family M member 1 isoform X1, producing MNSPQAPLPDHRDVKQNITKKLSSSLRALQMRYVTTDDVITSDDDDANSLCVALEAVFIHGLKVKFIRTQADRRRNKGRRVPLPQPAFWPLLKAITHRDVISQLETISYINSDVGRCRSWLRLALNDSLMECYFLTLQREKSHLVDYYQPFALLLDAEDCDVVLSYLQGLSSLMFSLSYKSSILNEWTASPLTLSGLWPEDAERGVQYEPHRKKSLDSVSQSSGSDDTNNSMLSNSKMQLESSSLSLDHSSSSSQLSSSLGSDEQPLTRGSATPASPTISDFSQLPPDTGDVVEGTHASTEVTDTVIYDTSLSPQYEIPTPQVLKADEGLIKAAETPAADTSEITPVTSDTQDCDLTITEPSPSFSTPAASLDAHCVTDLLSNSSLSVEVTPTAELPKSQSWICEEDFQTEPGVGTVDKAGTGHLVSELPNVSNQESPKSSSAAFHVVHRRQIGLPNPFRGLLMMGTLERKNALGLYKPYYCELTPYEFRLQVEGDEQNCAESCSLLRCESVGPAHSDGRFDLQFASKRVYLRTPSKDEAQDWVDRIQEAVQKLRPQQDDCWEILQGIDSPHSPAPPGDRAPSCQVFDWTFQVEVEPDALKESVLYMKVQKSWTRYMFSLSERALKCFLSRSDEKSLYSVYTAEMVKDILPDSSLGSPSCFRLVTTKGSLQLQAENAAEAKAWRELVRAVFLELEDDAVLFLRAASFHIKPHIREHLLFQYLLHIPTERGLDTQNFKCAGCHKQIGFHFGKVKLCAFSGLYYCDLCHQDEVSIIPSRIVHNWDLTERPVSRPAVNFLKMVWDEPIFNIKCLNECLYQHTTTMCEIGYSREKLRLLGEYLMTCRSGALQELSTSLDQRDYLLDCAHTYSVWDLKQIAEGAFQCFLQSALEFASSHVFRCDLCSQRGFICQICNQDEIIYPFQFDTTTRCGDCKAVFHKPCKTPSIECPRCERRRKCQDQRVRK from the exons AATATAACGAAAAAGTTATCGTCCTCACTCCGCGCCCTTCAGATGCGCTACGTGACAACTGATGATGTCATCACCAGCGACGATGATGATGCCAACAGCTTGTGTGTGGCTCTGGAAGCCGTCTTTATCCATGGACTGAAAGTGAAATTTATCAGAACGCAGGCTGACAGAAGGAGGAACAAGGGGCGTCGCGTGCCCCTACCACAGCCAGCTTTTTGGCCTCTCCTGAAAGCGATCACTCACCG GGACGTCATCTCTCAACTGGAGACTATAAGTTATATTAATAGTGACGTGGGCCGCTGCCGCTCCTGGTTGCGCCTGGCTCTTAATGATTCGCTGATGGAGTGCTACTTCTTGACACTACAGAGGGAGAAGTCTCACTTGGTGGATTATTACCAGCCCTTTGCACTGCTGCTGGATGCGGAGGATTGTGATGTTGTTCTCAGCTACCTTCAGGGTCTATCATCACTCATGTTCTCTCTGTCCTACAAGTCTTCTATTCTGAATGAGTGGACAGCTTCCCCTTTAACATTGTCTGGGCTGTGGCCAGAAGATGCAGAGCGAGGTGTTCAATATGAGCCGCACAGGAAAAAATCCTTGGATTCTGTCTCCCAGTCTTCTGGCTCAGATGACACCAACAATTCAATGCTGAGTAATAGTAAGATGCAGTTGGAGTCCTCTTCCCTGAGCCTGGATCACAGTAGCTCATCCTCCCAGCTTTCTTCTAGTCTGGGATCTGATGAACAGCCTCTTACACGGGGCTCAGCGACTCCTGCCTCTCCCACAATCTCTGACTTTTCTCAGCTGCCTCCAGACACTGGTGATGTTGTGGAGGGCACTCATGCTAGCACTGA GGTTACAGACACTGTGATATATGACACGTCTCTGTCTCCCCAATATGAAATACCAACTCCCCAAGTCCTAAAAGCTGATGAAGGATTAATAAAAGCAGCGGAGACTCCAGCAGCGGACACATCTGAGATAACACCGGTCACTTCAGACACCCAAGATTGCGATCTTACTATCACTGAACCGTCCCCATCTTTTTCCACTCCAGCAGCGTCACTGGATGCTCATTGTGTAACTGATCTCCTTAGCAATAGTTCTCTATCAGTAGAGGTGACTCCTACAGCAGAACTACCA AAGAGCCAGAGCTGGATCTGTGAAGAGGACTTCCAGACAGAACCTGGTGTGGGTACAGTAGACAAGGCCGGTACTGGCCACCTAGTCTCTGAGCTGCCTAACGTCTCCAACCAGGAGTCCCCAAAGTCCTCCAGTGCAGCCTTTCATGTAGTCCACCGCAGGCAGATAG GATTGCCCAACCCGTTCCGTGGCCTCTTGATGATGGGCACTCTAGAACGTAAGAATGCCTTAGGTCTTTACAAGCCGTATTATTGTGAGCTGACGCCATATGAGTTTCGCCTGCAAGTTGAAGGAGACGAGCAGAACTGTGCGGAGAGTTGTTCTCTCCTCCGCTGTGAGTCAGTGGGCCCCGCACACAGTGATGGCCGCTTTGACCTTCAGTTTGCCAGTAAAAGGGTGTACCTGAGGACTCCATCTAAAGATGAAGCCCAGGACTGGGTGGACAGAATACAGGAAGCTGTGCAAAAACTCCGACCCCAGCAAGATGACTGCTGGGAAATTTTACagggcatagattccccacacagCCCTGCGCCTCCCGGTGATAGGGCGCCTTCCTGCCAGGTGTTTGACTGGACTTTTCAGGTGGAAGTTGAGCCAGATGCTTTGAAGGAGTCTGTTTTGTACATGAAGGTTCAGAAATCATGGACAAGGTACATGTTCTCATTGTCAGAACGTGCTCTGAAGTGTTTCCTTTCCCGGAGTGATGAGAAGTCTCTGTACAGTGTGTATACTGCAGAGATGGTGAAGGATATTCTGCCTGACTCCAGCCTTGGGAGTCCCTCTTGCTTCCGCCTGGTCACTACCAAGGGATCTCTGCAGTTACAGGCAGAGAACGCTGCTGAAGCCAAAGCTTGGAGAGAGCTGGTCCGAGCGGTGTTCCTGGAGCTGGAAGATGATGCTGTTCTGTTCCTAAGGGCTGCAAGCTTCCACATAAAGCCTCACATCCGGGAACATCTTCTTTTCCAGTACCTCCTGCATATTCCCACTGAGCGGGGTCTGGACACGCAGAACTTCAAGTGTGCAG GCTGCCATAAACAGATTGGATTCCACTTTGGGAAGGTGAAGTTGTGTGCGTTCTCTGGTCTATATTATTGTGACTTGTGTCATCAGGATGAAGTGTCGATCATCCCCTCCAGGATTGTGCATAACTGGGACCTAACAGAGCGGCCG GTGTCTAGACCAGCTGTAAACTTCCTAAAGATGGTGTGGGATGAGCCAATTTTCAACATTAAGTGCCTAAATGAGTGCCTCTACCAGCACACAACAACCATGTGTGAGATCGGCTATAGTCGGGAGAAGCTGCGGCTGCTGGGGGAGTATCTGATGACCTGTCGCAGTGGGGCACTGCAGGAGCTTAGCACAAG CCTCGATCAGCGGGATTACCTCCTGGACTGTGCTCATACTTACAGCGTGTGGGACCTTAAACAG ATCGCTGAGGGAGCGTTTCAGTGTTTCCTTCAGTCTGCCTTGGAGTTTGCCAGCAGCCACGTCTTCAGGTGTGACCTGTGCAGTCAGAGAGGTTTTATCTGTCAGATCTGCAACCAGGATGAAATCATCTACCCCTTTCAGTTTGACACAACAACAAG
- the PLEKHM1 gene encoding pleckstrin homology domain-containing family M member 1 isoform X2 has protein sequence MNSPQAPLPDHRDVKQNITKKLSSSLRALQMRYVTTDDVITSDDDDANSLCVALEAVFIHGLKVKFIRTQADRRRNKGRRVPLPQPAFWPLLKAITHRDVISQLETISYINSDVGRCRSWLRLALNDSLMECYFLTLQREKSHLVDYYQPFALLLDAEDCDVVLSYLQGLSSLMFSLSYKSSILNEWTASPLTLSGLWPEDAERGVQYEPHRKKSLDSVSQSSGSDDTNNSMLSNSKMQLESSSLSLDHSSSSSQLSSSLGSDEQPLTRGSATPASPTISDFSQLPPDTGDVVEGTHASTEVTDTVIYDTSLSPQYEIPTPQVLKADEGLIKAAETPAADTSEITPVTSDTQDCDLTITEPSPSFSTPAASLDAHCVTDLLSNSSLSVEVTPTAELPSQSWICEEDFQTEPGVGTVDKAGTGHLVSELPNVSNQESPKSSSAAFHVVHRRQIGLPNPFRGLLMMGTLERKNALGLYKPYYCELTPYEFRLQVEGDEQNCAESCSLLRCESVGPAHSDGRFDLQFASKRVYLRTPSKDEAQDWVDRIQEAVQKLRPQQDDCWEILQGIDSPHSPAPPGDRAPSCQVFDWTFQVEVEPDALKESVLYMKVQKSWTRYMFSLSERALKCFLSRSDEKSLYSVYTAEMVKDILPDSSLGSPSCFRLVTTKGSLQLQAENAAEAKAWRELVRAVFLELEDDAVLFLRAASFHIKPHIREHLLFQYLLHIPTERGLDTQNFKCAGCHKQIGFHFGKVKLCAFSGLYYCDLCHQDEVSIIPSRIVHNWDLTERPVSRPAVNFLKMVWDEPIFNIKCLNECLYQHTTTMCEIGYSREKLRLLGEYLMTCRSGALQELSTSLDQRDYLLDCAHTYSVWDLKQIAEGAFQCFLQSALEFASSHVFRCDLCSQRGFICQICNQDEIIYPFQFDTTTRCGDCKAVFHKPCKTPSIECPRCERRRKCQDQRVRK, from the exons AATATAACGAAAAAGTTATCGTCCTCACTCCGCGCCCTTCAGATGCGCTACGTGACAACTGATGATGTCATCACCAGCGACGATGATGATGCCAACAGCTTGTGTGTGGCTCTGGAAGCCGTCTTTATCCATGGACTGAAAGTGAAATTTATCAGAACGCAGGCTGACAGAAGGAGGAACAAGGGGCGTCGCGTGCCCCTACCACAGCCAGCTTTTTGGCCTCTCCTGAAAGCGATCACTCACCG GGACGTCATCTCTCAACTGGAGACTATAAGTTATATTAATAGTGACGTGGGCCGCTGCCGCTCCTGGTTGCGCCTGGCTCTTAATGATTCGCTGATGGAGTGCTACTTCTTGACACTACAGAGGGAGAAGTCTCACTTGGTGGATTATTACCAGCCCTTTGCACTGCTGCTGGATGCGGAGGATTGTGATGTTGTTCTCAGCTACCTTCAGGGTCTATCATCACTCATGTTCTCTCTGTCCTACAAGTCTTCTATTCTGAATGAGTGGACAGCTTCCCCTTTAACATTGTCTGGGCTGTGGCCAGAAGATGCAGAGCGAGGTGTTCAATATGAGCCGCACAGGAAAAAATCCTTGGATTCTGTCTCCCAGTCTTCTGGCTCAGATGACACCAACAATTCAATGCTGAGTAATAGTAAGATGCAGTTGGAGTCCTCTTCCCTGAGCCTGGATCACAGTAGCTCATCCTCCCAGCTTTCTTCTAGTCTGGGATCTGATGAACAGCCTCTTACACGGGGCTCAGCGACTCCTGCCTCTCCCACAATCTCTGACTTTTCTCAGCTGCCTCCAGACACTGGTGATGTTGTGGAGGGCACTCATGCTAGCACTGA GGTTACAGACACTGTGATATATGACACGTCTCTGTCTCCCCAATATGAAATACCAACTCCCCAAGTCCTAAAAGCTGATGAAGGATTAATAAAAGCAGCGGAGACTCCAGCAGCGGACACATCTGAGATAACACCGGTCACTTCAGACACCCAAGATTGCGATCTTACTATCACTGAACCGTCCCCATCTTTTTCCACTCCAGCAGCGTCACTGGATGCTCATTGTGTAACTGATCTCCTTAGCAATAGTTCTCTATCAGTAGAGGTGACTCCTACAGCAGAACTACCA AGCCAGAGCTGGATCTGTGAAGAGGACTTCCAGACAGAACCTGGTGTGGGTACAGTAGACAAGGCCGGTACTGGCCACCTAGTCTCTGAGCTGCCTAACGTCTCCAACCAGGAGTCCCCAAAGTCCTCCAGTGCAGCCTTTCATGTAGTCCACCGCAGGCAGATAG GATTGCCCAACCCGTTCCGTGGCCTCTTGATGATGGGCACTCTAGAACGTAAGAATGCCTTAGGTCTTTACAAGCCGTATTATTGTGAGCTGACGCCATATGAGTTTCGCCTGCAAGTTGAAGGAGACGAGCAGAACTGTGCGGAGAGTTGTTCTCTCCTCCGCTGTGAGTCAGTGGGCCCCGCACACAGTGATGGCCGCTTTGACCTTCAGTTTGCCAGTAAAAGGGTGTACCTGAGGACTCCATCTAAAGATGAAGCCCAGGACTGGGTGGACAGAATACAGGAAGCTGTGCAAAAACTCCGACCCCAGCAAGATGACTGCTGGGAAATTTTACagggcatagattccccacacagCCCTGCGCCTCCCGGTGATAGGGCGCCTTCCTGCCAGGTGTTTGACTGGACTTTTCAGGTGGAAGTTGAGCCAGATGCTTTGAAGGAGTCTGTTTTGTACATGAAGGTTCAGAAATCATGGACAAGGTACATGTTCTCATTGTCAGAACGTGCTCTGAAGTGTTTCCTTTCCCGGAGTGATGAGAAGTCTCTGTACAGTGTGTATACTGCAGAGATGGTGAAGGATATTCTGCCTGACTCCAGCCTTGGGAGTCCCTCTTGCTTCCGCCTGGTCACTACCAAGGGATCTCTGCAGTTACAGGCAGAGAACGCTGCTGAAGCCAAAGCTTGGAGAGAGCTGGTCCGAGCGGTGTTCCTGGAGCTGGAAGATGATGCTGTTCTGTTCCTAAGGGCTGCAAGCTTCCACATAAAGCCTCACATCCGGGAACATCTTCTTTTCCAGTACCTCCTGCATATTCCCACTGAGCGGGGTCTGGACACGCAGAACTTCAAGTGTGCAG GCTGCCATAAACAGATTGGATTCCACTTTGGGAAGGTGAAGTTGTGTGCGTTCTCTGGTCTATATTATTGTGACTTGTGTCATCAGGATGAAGTGTCGATCATCCCCTCCAGGATTGTGCATAACTGGGACCTAACAGAGCGGCCG GTGTCTAGACCAGCTGTAAACTTCCTAAAGATGGTGTGGGATGAGCCAATTTTCAACATTAAGTGCCTAAATGAGTGCCTCTACCAGCACACAACAACCATGTGTGAGATCGGCTATAGTCGGGAGAAGCTGCGGCTGCTGGGGGAGTATCTGATGACCTGTCGCAGTGGGGCACTGCAGGAGCTTAGCACAAG CCTCGATCAGCGGGATTACCTCCTGGACTGTGCTCATACTTACAGCGTGTGGGACCTTAAACAG ATCGCTGAGGGAGCGTTTCAGTGTTTCCTTCAGTCTGCCTTGGAGTTTGCCAGCAGCCACGTCTTCAGGTGTGACCTGTGCAGTCAGAGAGGTTTTATCTGTCAGATCTGCAACCAGGATGAAATCATCTACCCCTTTCAGTTTGACACAACAACAAG